From a region of the Cyclopterus lumpus isolate fCycLum1 chromosome 5, fCycLum1.pri, whole genome shotgun sequence genome:
- the LOC117731395 gene encoding kazrin-like isoform X8, with protein sequence MKDMLSKDLEETQGGSSANLLSATELRVQLGDKEQELDRAKEALQAMKADRKRLKVEKADLVSQMQQLYATLESREDQLREFIRNYDQHRKESEDAVKALAKEKDMLEREKWDLRRQTKEATEQANILRSQMDMKENRVKELEAELTMAKQSLATLTKDVPKRHSLAMPTEPVVNGSQEWVMQADMPLTAAIRQSQQTLYHGHTTDRQAVVRISPCHSRQPSVISDASAADGDRSSTPSDINSPRHRTHSLCNSMEDLEDQKRKKKKEKMTLGSLSRVFARGKQRKSLDPGLFDGTSTPDYYIEEDADW encoded by the exons ATGAAAGACATGTTGAGTAAGGACCTAGAGGAGACCCAGGGAGGCAGCTCTGCCAATCTGCTCTCAGCCACAGAGCTCCGAGTGCAGCTGGGTGAcaaggagcaggagctggacCGTGCCAAGGAGGCCTTACAAG CTATGAAAGCTGACCGCAAGCGTCTAAAAGTGGAGAAGGCAGACTTGGTGAGTCAGATGCAGCAGCTGTACGCAACACTGGAGAGCAGAGAAGACCAGCTGCGAGAATTCATACGCAACTACGACCAACACCGAAAG GAGAGTGAGGATGCAGTGAAAGCACTGGCAAAGGAGAAGGACATGCTGGAGAGGGAGAAGTGGGACCTGAGGAGGCAGACCAAAGAAGCCACAGAACAAGCCAACATCCTGCGCTCTCAGATGGACATGAAGGAGAACAGGGTCAAAGAGCTGGAGGCCGAGCTCACCATG GCGAAGCAGTCTCTGGCCACCTTGACAAAAGATGTACCGAAGCGCCACTCGTTGGCCATGCCCACAGAGCCCGTGGTGAACGGCAGTCAGGAGTGGGTGATGCAGGCCGACATGCCGCTCACTGCCGCCATCCGTCAGAGCCAGCAGACCCTCTACCATGGACACACCACGGACAGACAGG CTGTGGTCAGGATCAGCCCCTGCCACTCTCGCCAACCCTCAGTCATCTCCGACGCCTCTGCAGCCGATGGAGACCGTTCGTCCACGCCCAGCGACATCAACTCCCCTCGTCATAGGACCCACTCCCTCTGCAAT TCCatggaggacctggaggaccagAAGcgtaagaagaagaaggagaagatgacTCTGGGATCACTGTCACGGGTGTTCGCTCGAGGCAAGCAACGCAAGTCACTGGACCCCGGCCTGTTTGATGGTACATCCACACCTGATTATTACATAGAGGAGGATGCTGACTGGTGa
- the LOC117731395 gene encoding kazrin-like isoform X7, whose protein sequence is MRSEKEEGKAVLLREEVVQLQEEVHLLRQMKDMLSKDLEETQGGSSANLLSATELRVQLGDKEQELDRAKEALQAMKADRKRLKVEKADLVSQMQQLYATLESREDQLREFIRNYDQHRKESEDAVKALAKEKDMLEREKWDLRRQTKEATEQANILRSQMDMKENRVKELEAELTMAKQSLATLTKDVPKRHSLAMPTEPVVNGSQEWVMQADMPLTAAIRQSQQTLYHGHTTDRQAVVRISPCHSRQPSVISDASAADGDRSSTPSDINSPRHRTHSLCNSMEDLEDQKRKKKKEKMTLGSLSRVFARGKQRKSLDPGLFDGTSTPDYYIEEDADW, encoded by the exons ATGAGGTccgagaaggaggaggggaaggcCG TGTTGTTGCGTGAGGAGGTGGTCCAGCTTCAAGAGGAGGTCCACCTGCTGAGGCAAATGAAAGACATGTTGAGTAAGGACCTAGAGGAGACCCAGGGAGGCAGCTCTGCCAATCTGCTCTCAGCCACAGAGCTCCGAGTGCAGCTGGGTGAcaaggagcaggagctggacCGTGCCAAGGAGGCCTTACAAG CTATGAAAGCTGACCGCAAGCGTCTAAAAGTGGAGAAGGCAGACTTGGTGAGTCAGATGCAGCAGCTGTACGCAACACTGGAGAGCAGAGAAGACCAGCTGCGAGAATTCATACGCAACTACGACCAACACCGAAAG GAGAGTGAGGATGCAGTGAAAGCACTGGCAAAGGAGAAGGACATGCTGGAGAGGGAGAAGTGGGACCTGAGGAGGCAGACCAAAGAAGCCACAGAACAAGCCAACATCCTGCGCTCTCAGATGGACATGAAGGAGAACAGGGTCAAAGAGCTGGAGGCCGAGCTCACCATG GCGAAGCAGTCTCTGGCCACCTTGACAAAAGATGTACCGAAGCGCCACTCGTTGGCCATGCCCACAGAGCCCGTGGTGAACGGCAGTCAGGAGTGGGTGATGCAGGCCGACATGCCGCTCACTGCCGCCATCCGTCAGAGCCAGCAGACCCTCTACCATGGACACACCACGGACAGACAGG CTGTGGTCAGGATCAGCCCCTGCCACTCTCGCCAACCCTCAGTCATCTCCGACGCCTCTGCAGCCGATGGAGACCGTTCGTCCACGCCCAGCGACATCAACTCCCCTCGTCATAGGACCCACTCCCTCTGCAAT TCCatggaggacctggaggaccagAAGcgtaagaagaagaaggagaagatgacTCTGGGATCACTGTCACGGGTGTTCGCTCGAGGCAAGCAACGCAAGTCACTGGACCCCGGCCTGTTTGATGGTACATCCACACCTGATTATTACATAGAGGAGGATGCTGACTGGTGa
- the LOC117731395 gene encoding kazrin-like isoform X6 — MCYPTEISSLMDFGSPDCSLGKVLLREEVVQLQEEVHLLRQMKDMLSKDLEETQGGSSANLLSATELRVQLGDKEQELDRAKEALQAMKADRKRLKVEKADLVSQMQQLYATLESREDQLREFIRNYDQHRKESEDAVKALAKEKDMLEREKWDLRRQTKEATEQANILRSQMDMKENRVKELEAELTMAKQSLATLTKDVPKRHSLAMPTEPVVNGSQEWVMQADMPLTAAIRQSQQTLYHGHTTDRQAVVRISPCHSRQPSVISDASAADGDRSSTPSDINSPRHRTHSLCNSMEDLEDQKRKKKKEKMTLGSLSRVFARGKQRKSLDPGLFDGTSTPDYYIEEDADW; from the exons TGTTGTTGCGTGAGGAGGTGGTCCAGCTTCAAGAGGAGGTCCACCTGCTGAGGCAAATGAAAGACATGTTGAGTAAGGACCTAGAGGAGACCCAGGGAGGCAGCTCTGCCAATCTGCTCTCAGCCACAGAGCTCCGAGTGCAGCTGGGTGAcaaggagcaggagctggacCGTGCCAAGGAGGCCTTACAAG CTATGAAAGCTGACCGCAAGCGTCTAAAAGTGGAGAAGGCAGACTTGGTGAGTCAGATGCAGCAGCTGTACGCAACACTGGAGAGCAGAGAAGACCAGCTGCGAGAATTCATACGCAACTACGACCAACACCGAAAG GAGAGTGAGGATGCAGTGAAAGCACTGGCAAAGGAGAAGGACATGCTGGAGAGGGAGAAGTGGGACCTGAGGAGGCAGACCAAAGAAGCCACAGAACAAGCCAACATCCTGCGCTCTCAGATGGACATGAAGGAGAACAGGGTCAAAGAGCTGGAGGCCGAGCTCACCATG GCGAAGCAGTCTCTGGCCACCTTGACAAAAGATGTACCGAAGCGCCACTCGTTGGCCATGCCCACAGAGCCCGTGGTGAACGGCAGTCAGGAGTGGGTGATGCAGGCCGACATGCCGCTCACTGCCGCCATCCGTCAGAGCCAGCAGACCCTCTACCATGGACACACCACGGACAGACAGG CTGTGGTCAGGATCAGCCCCTGCCACTCTCGCCAACCCTCAGTCATCTCCGACGCCTCTGCAGCCGATGGAGACCGTTCGTCCACGCCCAGCGACATCAACTCCCCTCGTCATAGGACCCACTCCCTCTGCAAT TCCatggaggacctggaggaccagAAGcgtaagaagaagaaggagaagatgacTCTGGGATCACTGTCACGGGTGTTCGCTCGAGGCAAGCAACGCAAGTCACTGGACCCCGGCCTGTTTGATGGTACATCCACACCTGATTATTACATAGAGGAGGATGCTGACTGGTGa